One region of Oryza sativa Japonica Group chromosome 5, ASM3414082v1 genomic DNA includes:
- the LOC107280940 gene encoding uncharacterized protein, whose protein sequence is MLMVEHAKLKQKYFDGVPANQVRTTSPCSSMTDEQWRKLVDMWSNPKHKEKCAKLKQNRENVKFHQCTGSRSYIAAAYIAKQEKYKDTELTAIDLFKLTHCSKTKGFSDDAKKAADDKEAILRRPVHEGEQEMICTDIVA, encoded by the exons ATGCTAATGGTGGAGCACGCTAAGCTCAAGCAGAAATACTTCGATGGGGTACCGGCAAATCAAGTTAGGACTACATCACCATGTTCGTCTATGACTGATGAACAATGGAGAAAATTGGTAGACATGTGGTCAAACCCAAAACACAAG GAAAAATGTGCAAAGCTGAAACAGAACCGTGAAAATGTTAAGTTTCACCAGTGTACTGGATCTCGGTCTTACATTGCAGCAGCCTACATCGCG AAGCAAGAAAAATACAAAGATACAGAGCTCACTGCAATTGATCTATTCAAGTTGACACATTGCAGCAAAACTAAGGGTTTTAGTGATGATGCCAAGAAAGCTGCA GATGATAAGGAAGCCATTTTGAGAAGACCAGTACATGAAGGGGAGCAGGAAATGATTTGCACAGATATTGTTGCCTAA